The window ATGCCGAAGTCCCGCACCCGCACCTCGGGCGGCAGCGGGTTCCGCTCCAGGGCGCGGATCACCTCGGGGCCGAAGGCGTCGTCCGCGAGGAAGATGTTGCCGACCCCGGCGACGAGCAGCCGCGCACTCATCGCGCACCTCCCAGGGGCCGCGGGGAGCCGGTCGGAAGCTTGCGGACGAAGGCCGACCGCAGCGCGTGATACGGGGCCTGGCGGTCGAAGAGGATCGTGCGCATGCGGGCGAGTTCGGTCCGCCGGTACTCGGCCAGCGGGCGCTGCAGCTCGTCCGAGTGCCGAGCCGTGGTCTTCGCGGTGATCCGGCCGGCGAGATCCGGGTCGTCGGCGAGCGCGGCGGCCAGCCGCTCGACCTCGGGCGTGAACTCGTCCGGCCGGGCGGGCACCAGACGATCCACCAGCCCGATCCGCGCGGCCGTCGCCGCGCTCACCGGCAGCGCCTCGCTGGTCAGCCGCTCGGCCGTCTCGGCTCCCACACGGCGCGGCAGGGAGTACGTCCAGAACTCCGAGCCGTACAGGCCCATGTTCCGGTAGTGCGGATTGAGGACGCTGCCCGTGCGGCACCACACCTCGTCCGCGGCCAGGGCGAGCATGACGCCGCCGGCCGCCGCGTTGCCGCCGAGGGCCGAGACCACCAGCCGGTCGGTGGTGCGCAGCACGGCCTCGACCAGGTCGTTCATGGCGTTGAGGTTGGACCAGGACTCGCCCGCCGGGTCGCTCGACGCCTCGATGACGTTGAGATGGATGCCGTTGGAGAAGAAGTCGCGGGCGCCGCCGAGCACCAGCACCGAGGTGGGGCGGCTGAGCGCGTACCGGTAGGCGGCCAGCAGCCTGCGGCAGTGGGTGGTGCTCATCGCCCCGCCGGGGAACGAGAAGCTCACGAAGCCGACCTCGCCCTGCTGCCGGTAGCGGATGTCGGTCCAGGTGCTGCGGTCCGGGGGCAGCTCGAGCGGCGCGGCGATCTCGGGCAGCCAGTGCGGGCGGTCGCTCGAGATCGGCATGCCGTGGGATCCGGGCGGGGCCGGGAAACCGGCCAGGACGGAGGCCGCCGGGCGGCGGAACGGCGCCGGGTCGCCGGAGCTCTTGAGGGGGCGCAGCTCCGGGATCCACACCGCGCCGTCCCGGGTGGCCCGGCAGACCGCGCCGGACCGGGTCGCGAGCAGTTCCCCGGGCTCACCCCGCAGCCGGTCCTCGGGATGCCCGCCGTGCAGGAACACCTCCCGGCCGCAGATCTCGTCCCGGACGCCGGGCTGCGAGTCGGCCCC of the Streptomyces koelreuteriae genome contains:
- a CDS encoding hydrogenase maturation protein, producing MDILLVASAFNSLSQRVYAELSDEGHRVDVVLASHGADAVRAAVQEVRPDLVVAPMLKTALPEDVWQQHTCLIVHPGPPGDRGPSSLDWAIAQEAPEWGVTVLQAEAAMDAGDVWADGSFTVPPAGKSSMYGGEVADAATAAVLQAVRRYADGSYKPRPQSEPGVDVVWRDFFRQERRRIDWERDTTRTVLRKLRGADSQPGVRDEICGREVFLHGGHPEDRLRGEPGELLATRSGAVCRATRDGAVWIPELRPLKSSGDPAPFRRPAASVLAGFPAPPGSHGMPISSDRPHWLPEIAAPLELPPDRSTWTDIRYRQQGEVGFVSFSFPGGAMSTTHCRRLLAAYRYALSRPTSVLVLGGARDFFSNGIHLNVIEASSDPAGESWSNLNAMNDLVEAVLRTTDRLVVSALGGNAAAGGVMLALAADEVWCRTGSVLNPHYRNMGLYGSEFWTYSLPRRVGAETAERLTSEALPVSAATAARIGLVDRLVPARPDEFTPEVERLAAALADDPDLAGRITAKTTARHSDELQRPLAEYRRTELARMRTILFDRQAPYHALRSAFVRKLPTGSPRPLGGAR